GGAAGAGGGCGTTCCCCCTCTGCCTTGTGTGGGAGAGTCTGGGAACACTTCAGAAGGAGGGATCGCCTACTGCGGGgaacagaggtgaggagaaatttcatCTCTCTCCGAGGAAGCGAACGTCGGCGCGTtgtggggatggggtgagtgaACGAGGCCTTACGTGGGGAGAAGATGGAGGGCACTTTTCTGTCAATGGCGTCTTGCATCTTGCGGGTGAAGTCGGCGATGGCCCAGACCAAAGTGCTGTCGTAGGATGTGTGCTCAAGGATATCGAGACGCAGTTGGAGGTCAGCGATGACCAGGTCCTTCAGGCAGATCGATTTCTCGTGCTGCTGGATCTGAGGAAGGCATTTGCAGGCGGTTAAATGACACAGCTCAAGCAAGGCCATTAGCGAAGGACGAGAGTGTTTGACTGGTGTCATATCTCCCCAACCCCTGGGGTTTGTGCCCAGTGTCTCATTAAGGTCTGACAGGCCTAGAAACTCGCCAGTGTAGGCAGCAGGAAGGGGTTAAATTCCTCAGACACTACCTTCTCAAAGCATCagggcagcagatccatgggaaccCCACCACCTCCGAGCCCCtccccatcccgacttggaaatatatcggccATTCCTTCAGTGGGGCTGGGTcccaatcctggaattccctccctgagggacattgtgggtctacccacagcacatggactgcagcggttcaagaaggcagctcacccccaccttctcaagggggggcaactagggacagtcttattgaatggcggggtaggatcgatgggccaaatggctcacTCCTGTTCCCGGTTCTGATGTCAAGTTCACCCGAGACGCTCTTGGGTGGACTCTGCCTCTCTGTTCATTCCCACTGAGGTGCAGTGTGCTGGGGTTCACCTACAGTGGTGATCCTGTGTCATCGACCTGTCCATCATCATCACTGCTGAACTCCCAATATTGAcaagacactgacccccctcctcacacacacacacacacacacacagtctccccgacacacacacacacacacacacacacagacacacacacacactcactctccccccctcacacacacagacacacacacacagacacacacacacacacacactctctcccccccacacacgcacactctctcccccacacacacagacacacactcacacagacacacactcacacactctacccagcacacacacacacactcacacagacacacacattaacaaacacagacactttctctctctaacacacacagacacacacacacactctctacccagcacacactcacacgcacacacagacagacatactctctctcacatacacgcactctctcctccccagacacacacacactcacaaacacagacactttctctctcacgcacagacacacgcagacacactcacacacacagacacacattcacacacagacacagacacagactgtcTCACCCCGGCTCCTCCCCTCCGGAGGGTCATTAACCAGGCCGACACAGTCACAgagggactgggggtgggggaagatgtCCGgctgggttgggggtgtggggaataAGGGGAATATTGTACACAGCCTTGTTCCCATCCGGCGAGATAGTtggcagaaaacgaacaggaggGACTGTAGTCACGTAGACGAATCGCCGACAACGTATCAGGGCGTCCCCTCAGAACCGAGGCACTCCAGTTCCagacggagagggggagggaactcTTCTCTCAGAGGCTGAGAAATCTttcccacagagagctgtggggggtctggggtgaggggggtgcaGATAACATGTGGATATTGAAGGCTGAGATTGAGAGATTCTCAATCAGTCGGGGGGAGGGGCAGCAAGGTGGACGTGAGGGATTTTGGGACcagccattgaatggtggagcaggctggaggggctgaatggcctcccctgtCCCTGTTTGATaaggtctaacacacacacacacacaagcaacacagacacagacatacagacagatgcacacacagagacagggaacagacacacatgcacagacacacacaggcaaaacacagacagacacacaaacaaagacacagatacacacagagaaacacatgcacaaacacacacagacacagacaaacaagcagacacacacagatgcacagacagacagacagacacacacacacacacagaaacacatgcacaggcagacatacacagacacatatgcgCGAACACGCACCGAGGTACTGACACAAACAGACTGTTGTGAAATACCCACCTTGTTTCTGAGCTGTGCGGTCACTGTCTCCTGCTCCTTCAGCTTCCTCTCCTGGGCCATCAGAGTATTAGATGTGTTTGCCACTTCCCGATTCAGCACAGTCACGATGTTTTCAAAGGTCTGCACCCTCACCCTCAGATCATGCTGTTCCTCCAAGTCCCTCGGCAGTTGCTCACCATCACTGTCGCCCAGGACTCCCTCCGGCAGAGCCAGGCTGGCTCCTGATCCTGGGGCCTGTTTCGCCAGTCCCTGCCGAAAGGCCTCAAGCATGTAGTCCAGGTGCTGCTGAATACAGCTCAGCTTGTGTTGGTGCAGGTCAGCCTCAGAAACCTGGGAAAAGCACAGACATCAGCAGCTGGATCAGCCCAGGGATGTGGGAGCACCCGTAACCCACCCCCAGGCCTGGCCCAGCCCAACCAGGCCTGGAGTTAAAGGCTGGGGAGAGGTGGGGAGCCTGGGGCCTGTCCTGGGAAGGGAGCCTGACTGTTCCATATTCCACTTCCACCTCCGCCAGGCAACACCAGCCTCTGGGACGCGGGGCAGCGTCCCTTCCTCTCAGAGGGGTTAGAATCCAAGTCCTGCTTGCGgtcacacaatagacaataggtacaggggtaggccattcggcccttcaagccagcacgaccattcattatgatcatggctggtcatcaagaatcagtatcctgttcctgcctaatccccataatccttgattccactatctctaagagctctatccaactctttcttgaaagtatccagagacttggcctccacagccttctggggcagagcattccatacacccaccaccctctgggtgaagaaccgcaccccaccccaacccccacccaacGCTCCCCAACATCAGGCTGGAAACACCTGTCGGGAGTCCTGGTGCCAATCCCcaccctgagacagagaggacGGCATTCGGGCAtctgacacccccctcccccccccccaccccgccgcaACCCCACCACGATATCCCCCCCCCGAATCCCCTTCCCTTTGGCAGCGGTCTGCGTTTAGATAGCGCCTGGGACACCAATAGTCTCATAGCATCAGTGACACCGGGCTGGGGGAGCAgaccggggtggggtggggtggggtggggagggggcaagggcggagggggagggagggaacagaggggtggggtgaggctggggatGGGCAGGTGGTCAACTCACCGTCTCTCTGCAGCCGACGAAGCTGAAGGGGCATCTCAGCAACCTGCGCTCACAGCTCGGCCCATGCTTACCCTGCGACAAGGCAACAGAccatcagagggagagggagatggagggtcaCTCACTGGACACTGAGGCCTAAGGCCTTCCTAACATCCACCCATTCCCATCCCCAGTCCCCCCTTTCCTCCAAACCCCGGCATCTCTCTTGGCCACCAGAGCGTAGTCCCAACTTCCACACCCCACgcccatgcccccctcccccccaccccccagagaACCCCAGCCACCGTTACCCGGCTGGGGGTTTCGGATGTGCGGGTGCAGCGTGCAGTGGGCTGTTCACTGTAGGAAGGCGCCTGCGGCCCAGCTGGTCCCAGCCCGCCTCACACAGACAGCGTTTTGCCTCTCTCTGATCTTGGCCCACCGTGTCTGAGGACTTGCTGTCACTCCGACACTATCGACCATTGGGTGGTGGGGCAAGGGTtagacctggggggggggggggggggggtggtgaggatgTGGAGAGTGTCTGCCATTGGAACCTCCCTCCCGTCGCTGCTCTGCTCCTCAGCCTGGACCCTCATGGTGAGAGGGCTCTGGGAGTAGGATCTTACCTCCAGCTCCCGGAGTGGTCCACTCCATTCACAGCCTTCGTTGCGACAGTAGACCTGCAGGTTGAGGATCTCCTTCGC
This Chiloscyllium punctatum isolate Juve2018m chromosome 30, sChiPun1.3, whole genome shotgun sequence DNA region includes the following protein-coding sequences:
- the LOC140455169 gene encoding TNF receptor-associated factor 2-like, encoding MPCPSCLRDNGMVENSSCATLEKCFRDRAIAKEILNLQVYCRNEGCEWSGPLRELEGKHGPSCERRLLRCPFSFVGCRETVSEADLHQHKLSCIQQHLDYMLEAFRQGLAKQAPGSGASLALPEGVLGDSDGEQLPRDLEEQHDLRVRVQTFENIVTVLNREVANTSNTLMAQERKLKEQETVTAQLRNKIQQHEKSICLKDLVIADLQLRLDILEHTSYDSTLVWAIADFTRKMQDAIDRKVPSIFSPPFFTAHCGYMLCLRLYLNGDGIGANTHLSLFLVIMKGKYDAILEWPFSKKVTFRLLDQSARRQHVVTAFKPDISSASFQRPVQPMNIASGCPEFLPLTQLHANWQGYVTDDVMFIKASVDS